From a region of the Leptospira kmetyi serovar Malaysia str. Bejo-Iso9 genome:
- a CDS encoding alpha/beta fold hydrolase — MSAVDLSSRKIDFNSEKFLSPICGPILVLHGLFGSSKNWLSVGDFLSRYSDVCLMDLRNHGDSPHSSEHSLASMVEDLEVWISKNKISNPVILGHSMGGLVSMGFALKNPNIPSLLFIEDIAPKDYPFHYEGELACLRTDVSGFKSRLEIDAALTKILPNAFIRNFLEMNLERTETGSYRWKLNVEGIAGSPRLLQDFFGRYTTKPYPGQTYFIVGGVSEFFHKEDTPIAKSFFPNSKFYGIPDGDHYMHFTKAPEFRRIMESIFEKSDDSEFAID, encoded by the coding sequence ATGTCTGCAGTAGACCTCAGTTCTCGAAAGATCGATTTTAATTCGGAAAAGTTTTTGTCGCCGATTTGCGGACCGATTCTCGTTTTACACGGACTTTTCGGCTCTTCCAAAAACTGGCTGAGCGTGGGGGATTTTTTAAGCAGATACTCTGACGTATGTCTGATGGATCTGAGAAACCACGGAGATTCTCCGCATTCTTCCGAACATTCTCTCGCTTCGATGGTGGAGGATCTGGAAGTATGGATTTCGAAAAATAAGATATCGAATCCTGTGATTCTCGGACATTCCATGGGCGGGCTCGTATCGATGGGATTCGCATTAAAAAATCCGAATATTCCATCCTTATTGTTTATCGAGGATATCGCTCCGAAAGATTATCCGTTTCACTACGAAGGCGAACTCGCTTGTTTGCGAACGGACGTCTCGGGTTTTAAATCCAGACTGGAAATCGACGCGGCCTTGACGAAAATTCTTCCGAACGCATTTATCAGAAACTTTTTAGAAATGAATCTGGAACGGACGGAAACCGGTTCGTATCGTTGGAAACTCAACGTGGAAGGAATCGCGGGTTCACCCCGATTGTTGCAGGACTTTTTCGGAAGATATACGACAAAGCCGTATCCGGGTCAGACGTATTTTATCGTCGGGGGCGTTTCGGAATTCTTTCACAAAGAGGATACGCCGATCGCAAAAAGTTTTTTCCCAAACTCTAAGTTCTACGGAATTCCGGACGGGGATCACTACATGCACTTCACCAAGGCGCCCGAATTCCGAAGAATTATGGAATCTATCTTTGAGAAGTCAGACGATTCTGAATTTGCAATAGACTGA
- a CDS encoding PP2C family protein-serine/threonine phosphatase — protein sequence MNLSGYIKSYFQRVGWLLPVFNLVCISVSVIFLQNSSFSTKERIVLYFTVAGVLYLVNYVSFILFLTKKILPGEEIRGKMMKRYRKGDDRMQSYLFPLSIDDENYEIFGRTLTYNPIGGDFYNFLTDPEGNYWIGIGDSVGHGYLAGIFSMMIFQKMALLVRKESDPYEVIERINEELLKRTEQNPTINPSLYATFLLIKADKNGNVEHSGLHPSFVVYQKNEGKNKIVETDGKFISTTMNASLKNVQGRNSFRLESGDIVFCFTDGLYEQKNNGNLYFGESLFRFLEEVPKNDLKKIADSLFEEILKHTGGRIQDDMTILMIRKK from the coding sequence ATGAATCTATCGGGTTATATCAAAAGCTACTTTCAAAGAGTCGGATGGCTTTTGCCCGTTTTCAACCTCGTTTGTATCTCCGTATCCGTAATTTTTCTTCAGAACTCCTCCTTTTCCACCAAGGAAAGAATCGTTCTTTACTTCACCGTCGCCGGAGTTCTTTATTTAGTAAATTATGTTTCCTTTATATTGTTTCTGACTAAGAAAATTCTTCCCGGAGAGGAAATCCGCGGAAAGATGATGAAACGTTACCGAAAAGGCGACGATAGAATGCAGAGTTATCTGTTTCCGTTGTCGATCGACGACGAGAACTACGAAATTTTCGGAAGAACCCTCACCTACAATCCGATCGGAGGGGACTTTTACAATTTTCTCACCGATCCCGAGGGAAACTATTGGATCGGAATCGGAGATTCCGTCGGACACGGTTATCTGGCGGGAATTTTCAGCATGATGATCTTTCAAAAGATGGCCCTCCTCGTTCGAAAAGAATCGGATCCGTACGAAGTCATCGAACGGATCAACGAGGAACTTCTCAAAAGAACCGAACAGAATCCCACGATCAATCCTAGTTTATACGCGACCTTTCTTCTCATCAAAGCGGACAAAAACGGCAACGTCGAACATTCCGGTTTGCATCCGAGTTTTGTAGTCTATCAAAAAAACGAGGGCAAAAACAAAATCGTCGAAACCGACGGTAAGTTCATCTCGACCACGATGAACGCGAGTTTGAAAAACGTACAAGGAAGAAACTCCTTTCGATTGGAATCGGGAGACATCGTATTTTGCTTTACAGACGGCCTCTACGAACAGAAAAATAACGGAAACCTGTATTTCGGAGAAAGTCTGTTTCGTTTTTTAGAGGAAGTTCCCAAGAACGATCTGAAAAAAATCGCGGACAGTCTTTTCGAGGAAATCCTAAAACATACGGGCGGAAGAATCCAAGACGACATGACCATTCTCATGATTCGCAAAAAATGA
- a CDS encoding sodium:solute symporter family transporter yields MHFSFLDLIVLLLYVALVLFSGWFTSRKKDKDSSSYFLAGRELSWIPLSFSIVATETSTLTFLNIPGLSYSGNLTFLGLGLGFVLGRILVAELFIPMYYQSGFISVYEWVGIRYGKVSQKTVTFLFKLTRILGDGVRMYASAIPVAILLEVFLKQYGSFETSTLQIEILSLLLISGITILYTVQGGFRSVVWVDSIQFLIYVAGGIFSLFYLGSLLFERGFDFALLFQKANETNKLRIFEWSDVSSAYFLPTAIIGGILLTLGTHGVDQMFVQRVLACRSEADAKKAMISSGIFVFFQFVLFLSIGLLLYFYYEGSSIPKDKVFSKFILEEVPSPITGFLLAAILASAMSTLSSSINSLSLTTKVDLKIERFGSGTLSLFWGMILLLSSLLPLFLTTGKTGLVELGLSIASYTVGPIIAIFLSGRIQWFSYMQSLRDSFASLAIGLTPVLTLVFGKWTGFGFTLLVPFGIGTCFLLGLSLLQIQNRLTSQR; encoded by the coding sequence ATGCACTTTTCGTTTCTAGATTTGATCGTTCTGCTTTTATATGTGGCACTGGTTCTTTTTTCGGGATGGTTTACTTCTAGAAAAAAAGACAAGGATTCTTCCTCGTATTTTCTGGCAGGACGGGAACTTTCCTGGATTCCGCTCAGCTTTTCCATCGTCGCGACGGAAACTTCCACTCTTACGTTTTTAAACATACCGGGCCTCAGTTATTCCGGGAATCTTACGTTTCTCGGTCTCGGTTTGGGTTTTGTTCTCGGGAGAATTCTCGTGGCGGAACTTTTTATTCCGATGTATTATCAATCGGGTTTTATTTCCGTCTATGAATGGGTGGGAATCCGTTACGGAAAAGTTTCCCAGAAAACGGTCACCTTTTTGTTCAAGCTCACTCGGATCTTAGGAGACGGGGTGAGAATGTACGCGTCCGCGATTCCGGTTGCGATTCTTCTCGAAGTCTTTTTAAAACAATACGGTTCTTTTGAAACTTCCACGTTGCAAATCGAAATCTTAAGTCTTCTTCTCATTTCCGGAATCACCATTCTTTACACCGTTCAAGGCGGATTTCGTTCCGTCGTTTGGGTCGACTCGATTCAATTTTTGATCTACGTCGCGGGCGGAATCTTTTCTCTTTTTTATCTGGGTTCTCTTTTGTTCGAAAGAGGTTTCGACTTTGCGCTTCTCTTTCAAAAAGCGAACGAAACCAATAAGTTAAGAATTTTTGAATGGAGCGACGTTTCCTCCGCGTATTTTCTGCCGACCGCGATCATCGGGGGAATTCTTTTGACACTCGGAACCCACGGAGTCGACCAGATGTTCGTACAAAGAGTTCTCGCCTGCAGATCCGAAGCGGACGCGAAAAAAGCGATGATCTCCTCGGGAATCTTCGTGTTCTTTCAGTTCGTTTTGTTTCTCAGCATCGGGCTTCTATTATATTTTTATTATGAAGGTTCTTCGATTCCGAAAGACAAGGTTTTTTCCAAATTCATTTTGGAAGAGGTTCCTTCTCCGATTACCGGATTTTTGTTGGCAGCAATTTTGGCTTCCGCGATGTCCACTCTTTCCAGTTCGATCAACTCCCTTTCGTTGACTACAAAGGTGGATTTGAAAATCGAAAGATTCGGTTCGGGAACGTTGAGTCTTTTCTGGGGAATGATTCTTCTTTTAAGTTCGCTTCTTCCCTTATTTTTGACCACGGGTAAAACGGGTCTTGTGGAACTCGGACTTTCGATCGCTTCTTATACGGTCGGTCCGATCATCGCGATTTTCTTAAGCGGAAGAATACAATGGTTTTCTTATATGCAAAGTTTGAGGGATTCGTTCGCGTCTTTGGCGATCGGACTTACTCCGGTTTTGACGCTCGTTTTCGGAAAATGGACGGGGTTCGGGTTTACGCTGCTCGTTCCTTTCGGAATCGGAACCTGTTTTTTACTCGGACTCAGTCTATTGCAAATTCAGAATCGTCTGACTTCTCAAAGATAG
- a CDS encoding pyridoxal phosphate-dependent aminotransferase, producing MDLSAKRLNVIEPSPTLVITAKANELKKKGEDIVSFGAGEPDFETPAHIRDAAKKAIDKGMTRYTAVSGTVELKEAIVTKFKRDNGLDYDKSQVIIGTGGKQVIYNYFLATLNAGDEVIIPAPYWVSYADIVRLAEGVPVIVTTTPESNFQITPEQLKKVITPKTKCLILNSPSNPTGAGYSKKDLEALGEIVLSAGIQVMSDDIYEKIVYDGFTFSNLAMISPELKKQTFVINGVSKTYSMTGWRIGYGAGDLSIVKNMETIQSQSTSNASSISQAAAEAALSGDQACVEEMRKAFEKRRNLIVSLLNEIPGVKCNNPQGAFYVFPYLTDVYKTPGFERLKKESSETSLSKIFCNVLLEKYKVAAVPGIAFGEDAALRLSYPMGENDIKRGVERLAEMIRDLSK from the coding sequence ATGGATCTCAGCGCAAAAAGGCTGAACGTCATCGAACCTTCTCCGACTCTCGTAATCACCGCAAAGGCGAACGAGCTGAAAAAAAAAGGGGAAGACATTGTAAGTTTCGGGGCCGGTGAACCGGATTTCGAAACTCCGGCCCATATCCGAGACGCCGCTAAAAAGGCGATCGATAAGGGAATGACGCGTTACACGGCTGTTTCCGGCACGGTTGAACTCAAAGAAGCGATCGTCACCAAGTTTAAAAGAGACAACGGTCTCGATTACGATAAAAGCCAAGTCATCATCGGAACCGGCGGAAAACAGGTTATCTACAATTATTTCTTAGCGACTCTGAACGCGGGGGACGAGGTGATCATTCCCGCTCCGTATTGGGTGAGTTATGCGGACATCGTCCGTTTGGCGGAAGGCGTTCCCGTAATCGTGACCACAACTCCCGAAAGTAATTTTCAAATCACTCCCGAACAATTGAAGAAGGTGATCACGCCTAAAACCAAATGTTTGATCCTCAATTCTCCGTCGAATCCGACCGGCGCGGGTTATTCCAAAAAGGATCTCGAAGCGTTGGGCGAAATCGTTCTTTCCGCTGGAATTCAAGTGATGAGCGACGATATCTACGAAAAGATCGTCTACGACGGTTTTACGTTTTCCAATCTCGCGATGATTTCACCCGAGCTTAAGAAACAAACCTTCGTGATCAACGGGGTTTCCAAAACTTATTCCATGACCGGTTGGCGAATCGGTTACGGAGCGGGGGATTTAAGCATCGTCAAGAATATGGAAACGATTCAAAGCCAATCCACTTCCAACGCGTCTTCGATTTCTCAAGCGGCCGCGGAAGCGGCTCTTTCGGGGGATCAGGCTTGTGTGGAGGAAATGAGAAAGGCTTTTGAAAAAAGAAGAAATCTCATCGTTTCCCTTTTGAACGAGATTCCCGGCGTAAAATGCAACAATCCCCAAGGAGCGTTTTACGTTTTCCCATATCTCACCGACGTTTATAAAACTCCGGGTTTTGAAAGATTGAAAAAAGAATCTTCGGAGACCTCGCTCAGCAAAATTTTCTGCAACGTTCTATTAGAAAAGTATAAAGTAGCCGCGGTTCCCGGAATCGCTTTCGGGGAAGATGCGGCTCTTAGACTTTCTTATCCGATGGGGGAAAACGACATCAAACGCGGAGTCGAAAGACTCGCGGAAATGATCCGGGATCTGAGCAAGTAA
- a CDS encoding MBOAT family O-acyltransferase, with protein MLFNSLPFLFLFLITYLIYWNVNGPTKKKVLLVSSIVFYGYSHIAFLIHFLLVIGINYYFSLELWDKKEKGESTSALLKWVIVLNAINLAFFKYYYFVMDSMSSITGMELWQKLGTSVEILLPLAISFYTFQLIALQVDIHRDLIPKRIGSSDYFLFILFFPQLIAGPIMRSTDFLPKLDHPEIDKHRMKQGIFLLIFGLFKKSVLADSIAGIISPLYLEPGQYHAASIYIAMFGFACQVYCDFSGYTDIARGSAFLLGYDIPENFRGPFLSFSFREFWGRWHVTLSTWLRDYIYIPLGGSRKGEFRSQWNMFLTMCLGGLWHGANIAFVLWGAYLGLILAVERILEPRPAPGAANVGPSKTVRILRNVLTLNLFVFSGLFFRGGSAGKNSVPFMLDLLSGFKNLLTGKILPRWEELLLFILLTLGLNMFQYFPQTMEKVEKRSMILIPLLSVILLLLLGVFGDGGGEFIYFQF; from the coding sequence ATGTTATTCAATTCCTTACCTTTTCTTTTCCTATTCTTAATCACGTATCTGATCTACTGGAACGTGAACGGACCGACCAAAAAGAAGGTCCTTCTCGTTTCTTCGATCGTTTTCTACGGTTATTCGCACATAGCGTTTCTGATTCACTTCCTGCTCGTGATCGGAATCAACTATTACTTCTCTCTCGAGCTCTGGGATAAAAAGGAAAAGGGAGAATCCACAAGCGCCCTTTTGAAATGGGTGATCGTTCTGAACGCGATCAACCTGGCCTTTTTCAAATATTACTATTTCGTAATGGACTCTATGAGTTCGATCACCGGAATGGAACTCTGGCAAAAACTCGGAACTTCGGTGGAAATTCTTCTTCCGTTGGCGATCAGCTTTTATACGTTTCAGTTGATCGCGCTTCAAGTGGATATTCACAGGGATCTGATCCCGAAACGGATCGGTTCGAGCGATTACTTTTTGTTCATCCTGTTCTTTCCTCAGTTGATCGCCGGTCCGATCATGAGATCCACGGACTTTTTACCGAAACTCGATCATCCCGAAATCGACAAACACAGAATGAAACAAGGGATCTTTCTTTTGATCTTCGGTTTGTTTAAAAAATCGGTGCTCGCGGATTCCATCGCCGGAATCATTTCTCCTCTTTATCTCGAACCGGGTCAATACCACGCCGCCTCGATTTATATCGCGATGTTCGGTTTCGCTTGTCAGGTTTATTGCGACTTTTCCGGTTATACGGATATCGCACGCGGTTCCGCATTCTTACTCGGATACGATATCCCCGAGAACTTCAGAGGTCCTTTCTTGTCCTTTTCCTTCCGCGAATTTTGGGGGAGATGGCACGTAACGTTATCGACTTGGTTGCGAGACTACATATATATCCCTCTCGGCGGTAGCAGAAAGGGAGAATTCAGATCCCAGTGGAACATGTTTCTTACGATGTGTCTCGGAGGACTTTGGCACGGTGCCAATATCGCCTTCGTGCTCTGGGGCGCGTATTTGGGTTTGATTCTCGCGGTGGAAAGAATTTTAGAACCGAGACCGGCTCCCGGTGCGGCCAATGTCGGGCCTTCCAAAACGGTTCGTATTTTAAGAAACGTTCTGACTCTCAATCTATTCGTATTTTCCGGGCTCTTTTTCCGGGGCGGTTCGGCCGGTAAAAACTCGGTTCCGTTCATGCTCGACCTTCTCAGCGGATTCAAGAATTTATTAACCGGTAAAATTCTCCCCCGTTGGGAAGAACTTCTGCTTTTCATTTTGTTGACCTTGGGACTGAACATGTTTCAATACTTTCCGCAGACCATGGAAAAAGTCGAAAAACGTTCTATGATTCTGATCCCTCTACTCAGCGTTATACTCCTATTGCTCTTGGGAGTTTTCGGAGACGGCGGTGGAGAATTTATTTACTTTCAGTTTTAA
- a CDS encoding aldose 1-epimerase, with protein MLEIFSDRSRLRFTDNGEQILSWNWKHPITKKELEIVSGYDEKKPFFSSGSYLMYPWVNRHTDDRIRLGEEWISLDDLGTKDSNRYACHGLAYSWKRKIIEKENHSIVFELIPDEKVRNSSLGKIRVRETYSIQRILEEEVLTLRTSFFNENDFSFRFCYGYHPYFRMNSSRQPCVLRSNLEKQIPLQEDLTPTYPIYGIETDRFTLEDVPDLDSLFYGKEAWVRLEVPDDSYQVLLRANASSGDEIRLSYFQIYTDFSENSIAIEPMSAPGNAVLNGFSLTTLLPEEEKSGSFQILLSEL; from the coding sequence GTGTTGGAAATTTTTAGCGATCGTTCCCGACTTCGATTTACGGACAACGGAGAACAAATTCTTTCCTGGAATTGGAAACATCCGATCACAAAAAAGGAATTGGAAATCGTATCCGGTTACGATGAGAAAAAACCTTTTTTCTCTTCGGGTTCGTATCTCATGTATCCTTGGGTCAATCGTCATACGGACGATCGGATTCGTCTCGGGGAAGAATGGATTTCCTTGGACGATCTCGGAACCAAGGACTCGAATCGTTACGCGTGTCATGGACTTGCGTATTCTTGGAAACGAAAGATCATCGAAAAAGAAAATCATTCGATCGTATTCGAATTGATTCCCGATGAAAAGGTTCGAAATTCTTCCCTAGGAAAAATCAGAGTTCGGGAAACATATTCCATTCAGAGAATATTGGAAGAAGAGGTCTTAACGCTGAGAACCTCCTTTTTCAACGAAAACGATTTTTCATTCCGGTTTTGTTACGGTTATCATCCTTATTTTAGAATGAATTCCTCGCGACAACCTTGTGTTCTTCGGTCTAACCTTGAGAAACAGATTCCTTTACAAGAAGATCTGACGCCGACGTATCCCATTTACGGAATCGAAACGGATCGGTTTACTTTGGAAGACGTTCCCGATCTCGATTCTTTGTTTTACGGAAAAGAAGCTTGGGTGCGTTTGGAAGTTCCGGATGATTCTTACCAAGTCCTTCTTCGTGCGAACGCATCGAGCGGCGACGAGATTCGACTTTCGTATTTTCAAATCTATACGGACTTTTCCGAAAATTCCATCGCGATCGAACCGATGAGCGCTCCGGGGAACGCTGTTCTGAACGGTTTTTCATTGACGACTCTTCTACCGGAGGAAGAAAAGAGCGGAAGTTTTCAAATTCTGCTCTCCGAGTTGTAA
- a CDS encoding DNA repair helicase XPB, producing the protein MSKPLIVQSDKTMLLEVDNPEFEACQSIVSKFAELEKSPEYLHTYRISPLSLWNAASIKMTADEIVECLEKFSRYSVPKNIVNEIREQISRYGKVKLVKEESGELAIISNEKGFLQEIGNHRAVQPFIETTFPDKIYIKKEYRGHIKQALIKIGFPVEDLAGYDEGNKYGFNLRPESISGKKFGMRDYQRACVEVFHAGGGNEGGSGVVVLPCGAGKTIVGIGVMQIVGAETLILVTNTLSIRQWRNEILDKTDIPPEDIGEYSGEVKEIRPITIATYNILTHRKKKGGDFTHFHLFSANNWGLIVYDEVHLLPAPVFRMTSELQAKRRLGLTATLVREDGLEEDVFSLIGPKKYDVPWKELESKSWIAEAKCKEIRVNMDDDLRLKYSIADDREKFRLASENPEKMKAIDLIMKKHSESHLLVIGQYINQLEEISKKFNIPLITGKTPLPERQTLYDAFRSGKIKSLVVSKVANFSIDLPDANIAIQVSGTFGSRQEEAQRLGRILRPKGHDNTAVFYSLISRDTNEERFGQNRQLFLTEQGYEYEIYTLDQFREAQEELAQLQLNNV; encoded by the coding sequence ATGAGCAAACCCTTAATCGTTCAGAGTGATAAAACCATGCTTTTGGAGGTAGATAACCCCGAGTTTGAAGCCTGTCAGAGCATCGTTTCCAAATTTGCTGAATTAGAAAAAAGTCCGGAATACCTTCACACATATAGAATTTCCCCACTTTCGCTTTGGAACGCCGCGTCGATCAAGATGACCGCCGACGAAATCGTGGAATGTTTGGAAAAATTCTCCCGATACTCCGTTCCAAAAAACATCGTAAACGAAATCCGTGAACAGATCAGTCGTTACGGAAAGGTAAAACTCGTTAAAGAAGAATCCGGAGAACTCGCAATCATCTCGAATGAAAAAGGATTTCTTCAAGAAATCGGGAATCACAGAGCGGTTCAACCGTTTATCGAAACGACTTTCCCCGATAAAATTTATATCAAAAAAGAATACCGCGGTCATATCAAACAAGCTCTGATCAAAATCGGTTTTCCCGTGGAAGACCTCGCCGGATACGACGAAGGAAACAAATACGGATTCAACTTAAGACCCGAGAGCATCAGCGGTAAAAAGTTCGGAATGCGCGACTACCAAAGGGCTTGTGTGGAAGTGTTTCACGCGGGCGGCGGGAACGAAGGCGGTTCCGGCGTCGTGGTCCTTCCTTGCGGTGCGGGGAAAACCATCGTGGGAATCGGCGTGATGCAGATCGTCGGCGCCGAAACCCTGATTCTCGTTACGAACACTCTTTCCATCCGTCAGTGGAGAAACGAAATTCTCGATAAAACGGACATTCCGCCCGAGGACATCGGCGAATATTCCGGCGAGGTCAAAGAGATTCGTCCGATTACGATCGCTACTTACAATATTCTCACTCACAGAAAGAAAAAGGGAGGGGATTTTACCCACTTCCATCTTTTCAGCGCGAACAACTGGGGTTTGATCGTGTATGACGAGGTTCACTTACTTCCCGCTCCGGTTTTCCGTATGACGTCGGAACTTCAGGCAAAAAGAAGACTCGGTCTTACCGCAACCCTCGTGCGCGAGGACGGTTTGGAAGAGGACGTATTCTCCCTGATCGGACCCAAAAAATACGACGTTCCTTGGAAGGAACTCGAAAGCAAGTCTTGGATCGCCGAAGCGAAGTGTAAGGAAATCCGCGTCAACATGGACGACGATCTTCGTTTGAAGTATTCCATCGCGGACGATCGTGAAAAGTTCAGACTCGCTTCCGAAAATCCGGAAAAGATGAAAGCGATCGATCTCATCATGAAAAAACATTCCGAGTCGCATCTTCTCGTGATCGGTCAATACATCAATCAGCTGGAAGAAATATCAAAGAAATTTAATATTCCTTTGATTACGGGAAAAACCCCGCTTCCGGAAAGACAAACGTTGTATGACGCGTTCCGTTCGGGTAAGATCAAGTCCCTCGTCGTGAGTAAGGTCGCGAACTTTTCGATCGACCTTCCGGACGCGAACATCGCGATTCAGGTTTCGGGAACCTTCGGTTCCAGACAGGAAGAGGCTCAAAGATTGGGGCGTATCTTAAGACCGAAAGGACACGATAACACGGCCGTATTCTATTCTCTCATTTCGAGAGATACGAACGAGGAGCGTTTCGGTCAGAATCGTCAGTTGTTCCTCACCGAACAAGGATACGAATACGAAATTTATACTTTGGATCAATTCAGAGAGGCTCAAGAGGAATTAGCTCAGTTACAACTGAACAACGTCTGA
- the sppA gene encoding signal peptide peptidase SppA — MKHSILTWATTLFLGAFLANCYIPVNANLGGGTGKTAELREKLLSGRNEDKILIIPIDGIISDEGEKTFFGGQEDSILAGVKKQLELAELDPEIKAVILKINSPGGSVTASDILYREVLQFKAKKKIPVVSLFMDTAASGAYYISMASDLVIAHPTSVTGSIGVILSGVNVKEGLDKLGIKDQSIRSGGNKTIGSPLEDLSPEQRKLLQSIVDDLFEKFFEVVKNGRPGKNPAELRKIADGRIFTATQALQHGLIDKIGYFDNAIQETMSLPNYRKTPGNTSPRIIYYSQSAEKRANFYQVQSPELRPDSAISKILGTGRQVRFLYLWSY; from the coding sequence TTGAAACACTCGATTCTAACTTGGGCCACGACTCTTTTTCTGGGAGCCTTTCTTGCGAACTGTTATATTCCGGTAAACGCAAACCTAGGCGGAGGAACCGGCAAGACCGCGGAACTGAGAGAAAAACTTCTTTCCGGTAGAAACGAGGACAAGATCCTCATCATCCCGATCGACGGAATCATCAGCGACGAAGGCGAAAAAACGTTTTTCGGCGGCCAAGAAGATTCGATTTTAGCGGGTGTTAAAAAACAACTCGAACTCGCGGAACTTGATCCCGAAATCAAAGCGGTTATCTTAAAAATCAATTCTCCCGGCGGCTCCGTAACCGCGAGCGACATTCTCTACCGAGAAGTTCTACAATTCAAAGCCAAGAAAAAGATCCCGGTCGTTTCCCTCTTTATGGATACGGCGGCGAGCGGCGCGTATTATATTTCCATGGCGAGCGATCTCGTGATCGCACATCCCACTTCCGTAACCGGTTCGATCGGAGTGATTCTTTCCGGCGTCAACGTAAAGGAAGGACTCGATAAACTCGGGATCAAGGATCAATCGATCCGTTCCGGCGGAAACAAAACGATCGGTTCTCCTTTGGAAGATCTTTCTCCGGAACAAAGAAAACTGCTTCAATCCATCGTGGACGATCTGTTTGAAAAGTTTTTCGAAGTCGTTAAAAACGGAAGACCGGGAAAAAATCCGGCCGAACTTCGCAAGATCGCGGACGGAAGAATTTTTACGGCGACGCAAGCCTTGCAACACGGTTTGATCGATAAGATCGGTTACTTCGACAACGCGATTCAAGAAACGATGTCTCTTCCGAATTACAGAAAAACTCCGGGGAACACAAGCCCGAGAATCATCTACTATTCTCAGAGCGCGGAAAAAAGAGCGAACTTCTATCAGGTTCAATCTCCCGAGCTGAGACCCGATTCCGCGATTTCGAAAATTTTAGGAACGGGAAGACAGGTTCGTTTTCTATATCTCTGGTCTTACTAA